In the genome of Bradyrhizobium arachidis, one region contains:
- the qatA gene encoding Qat anti-phage system ATPase QatA has translation MILPDNETRIDLLNNEAIAATIIALLQAQRAHPVTVGVHGDWGAGKSSILEMIEAGLGGSGDVLCLKFNSWRFQGFEDAKIALIEGVVTGLLEKRPVLTRATEGVKDLFARIDWLKVAKHAGGLAFTAFTGMPTPDQISAITNGLQHILADPAKLATKENISAAIEGVKSVIKPAEAKNVPEEIAEFRKAFDKLLKDAGIKQLVVLVDDLDRCLPDTAIETLEAIRLFVFTSGTAFVVAADEAMIEYSVRKHFPELPETTGPRDYARNYLEKLIQIPFRIPALGETETRIYVTLLLIGAELGEADEQYAKLIAVARERLKRPWESAPLDFAAIKAALGDVKPAVQNAVTLSDQIGPILASGAKGNPRQIKRFLNTLLLRQQTATARGYGNDVKLPVLARLMLAERFIPRLFDQIAFAAAAHPKGYCDDLVALEAATGEKATADTKVGKAKESGDVAESALVTEWLASPQIKAWSQVPPPLANVDLRPYLFVTKDRKDYFGAASALGHLAGVVEKLLGPKLAVQSLDADLKLLKEPEAAQVFEALRSRIMGEDSFMTAPLGIDGLSVLVKTHPVLQTNLLDFLGALPVERCGAWPVSGWQGVVTDQAAATRLTNLIEEWATSGKKSPLANAAIAARKMKSRSA, from the coding sequence ATGATCCTTCCCGACAATGAGACGCGGATAGACCTGCTCAACAACGAGGCCATCGCGGCGACGATCATCGCGTTGCTGCAGGCGCAACGCGCACATCCCGTAACCGTTGGGGTTCATGGCGACTGGGGCGCGGGTAAATCCAGCATCCTCGAGATGATCGAGGCCGGGCTCGGCGGCAGCGGCGATGTGTTGTGTCTCAAGTTCAACAGCTGGCGCTTCCAGGGCTTCGAGGATGCCAAGATCGCGTTGATCGAAGGCGTCGTCACAGGCCTTCTCGAAAAACGTCCTGTGCTCACGCGCGCCACGGAAGGGGTCAAGGACCTGTTCGCGCGGATCGATTGGCTGAAAGTAGCCAAGCATGCCGGCGGCCTTGCGTTCACTGCCTTTACCGGCATGCCGACACCCGATCAGATCTCGGCCATCACCAACGGTCTTCAGCACATCCTCGCCGATCCCGCCAAACTGGCAACGAAGGAAAACATTTCCGCGGCTATCGAGGGCGTGAAATCCGTCATCAAGCCCGCAGAAGCGAAGAATGTCCCCGAGGAGATCGCCGAGTTCCGTAAAGCGTTCGACAAACTGCTGAAGGATGCCGGGATCAAGCAGCTCGTCGTCCTCGTCGACGATCTCGATCGCTGCCTGCCCGATACCGCGATCGAGACGCTCGAAGCCATCCGCTTGTTCGTCTTCACTTCCGGAACCGCCTTCGTCGTCGCGGCCGACGAAGCGATGATCGAGTATTCGGTCCGTAAGCATTTCCCCGAATTGCCGGAAACCACTGGGCCTCGCGATTACGCGCGCAACTATCTCGAGAAGCTGATCCAGATTCCCTTTCGTATCCCGGCGCTCGGCGAGACCGAGACCCGCATCTACGTGACGCTGCTCCTGATCGGCGCGGAACTGGGCGAAGCCGATGAACAATACGCAAAGCTGATCGCGGTAGCGCGCGAGCGGTTAAAACGCCCCTGGGAAAGCGCGCCGCTCGATTTTGCCGCCATCAAGGCCGCGCTCGGCGACGTAAAGCCTGCCGTCCAGAACGCGGTCACGCTAAGTGACCAGATCGGACCTATCCTCGCCAGCGGTGCCAAGGGCAATCCGCGCCAGATCAAACGCTTTCTCAACACCCTGCTGCTACGGCAGCAAACCGCCACCGCCCGTGGCTACGGCAATGACGTCAAGCTGCCGGTGCTTGCCCGATTGATGCTCGCGGAGCGCTTCATCCCGCGCCTTTTCGATCAGATCGCATTCGCCGCCGCCGCTCACCCGAAAGGCTATTGCGACGACCTCGTCGCGCTGGAGGCAGCGACCGGCGAGAAAGCTACGGCCGATACGAAGGTAGGCAAGGCCAAGGAAAGCGGCGATGTGGCAGAAAGCGCCCTCGTCACCGAATGGCTCGCGTCACCGCAGATCAAGGCTTGGTCGCAGGTTCCTCCTCCGTTGGCCAACGTCGATCTGCGTCCCTATCTGTTCGTGACCAAGGACCGGAAGGATTATTTCGGCGCGGCGTCAGCGCTCGGCCATCTCGCTGGCGTGGTCGAAAAGCTGCTCGGACCGAAACTGGCCGTCCAGAGCCTCGATGCCGACCTGAAGCTTCTGAAAGAGCCGGAAGCGGCCCAAGTCTTCGAGGCGCTGCGCAGCCGGATCATGGGCGAGGACTCGTTCATGACCGCCCCGCTCGGGATCGATGGGCTCAGCGTCCTTGTCAAGACCCATCCCGTGCTTCAGACAAACCTGCTCGACTTCCTCGGCGCGCTTCCCGTCGAGCGGTGCGGCGCCTGGCCCGTGTCGGGATGGCAAGGTGTGGTGACCGATCAGGCAGCGGCCACGCGGCTCACCAATCTCATCGAAGAGTGGGCGACCAGCGGGAAGAAATCGCCCTTGGCTAATGCAGCTATCGCAGCGCGCAAGATGAAGAGCCGGAGCGCCTGA
- a CDS encoding tetratricopeptide repeat protein, whose translation MWNWLTGSKDAPRGDADEEDFDFGNTIHIASHDFIGLRARSPNGRFTLAWADGGPDQSRFGRYLLLDGKRVIVEGRMPRPNDGVVTDAGVFILNDWGGLETLSGTFHAFGADGNTLVSRHFMANLFNNGISADGRFAACQTANAPGTDGNRLTVFDLEAGREIGGFQPESGWAKDYAFFPETRRIRLLYHDGGAFDYDFEGAFVDRTKWLAFGLTQGNIFVIETLIAEMDGKPSPELASQVLPAIDIALGKLRVDDNRTRARLLRSRGTCLEALADLREALACYDEALSLDPKVGVKRRADALRKVV comes from the coding sequence ATGTGGAACTGGCTGACCGGATCTAAGGATGCGCCGCGTGGCGATGCGGACGAAGAGGATTTCGACTTCGGCAATACGATCCATATCGCCTCGCATGATTTCATCGGTCTGCGTGCGCGCTCGCCGAACGGGCGGTTCACGCTCGCCTGGGCCGATGGCGGTCCCGATCAATCGCGTTTCGGGCGTTATCTCCTGCTCGATGGCAAACGGGTGATTGTCGAGGGCCGGATGCCGCGCCCCAATGATGGGGTGGTGACCGATGCCGGCGTCTTCATTCTAAATGACTGGGGCGGGTTGGAGACACTTAGCGGGACCTTCCATGCGTTCGGCGCCGATGGGAACACATTGGTGTCACGCCATTTCATGGCCAACCTCTTCAACAACGGCATCTCGGCCGACGGTCGCTTCGCGGCCTGCCAGACCGCCAACGCACCGGGCACTGATGGCAACCGGCTCACCGTGTTCGATCTTGAAGCTGGTCGGGAGATTGGCGGCTTCCAGCCGGAATCGGGATGGGCCAAGGACTATGCGTTCTTTCCCGAGACCCGGCGTATCCGCCTTCTCTACCACGACGGTGGCGCGTTCGATTACGACTTCGAGGGCGCGTTCGTTGACCGGACGAAGTGGCTGGCATTCGGTCTCACGCAAGGCAACATCTTCGTCATCGAGACCCTGATCGCGGAGATGGATGGCAAGCCGAGCCCCGAACTTGCCAGCCAGGTGTTGCCCGCGATCGACATCGCGCTCGGCAAACTTCGCGTCGACGATAATCGCACTCGGGCGCGGCTGCTGCGATCGCGCGGCACCTGCCTCGAGGCGCTCGCCGACCTCAGGGAGGCACTGGCCTGCTACGACGAAGCGCTATCACTCGATCCCAAGGTCGGCGTGAAACGCAGGGCCGACGCTTTGCGCAAGGTCGTTTAG